Within the Prosthecochloris marina genome, the region CGAGTGTTTATGGTCTTATCCACGTCCCATACATCACTGAGCAGCGTTTCACGTGACTGAGCCTGCCCTCTTCTTTTTAAAAGTACGGCAAGCAGCTTGAACTCCATAAGTGTCAAGGTAATTTCCTTGCCATTGAGCTTGACACTGTGTTTGGCAATATCGACTTCGAGGCCCTCGCATTTCATGACCTCTCTTGTATCCCGCTTTCCTCTTCTGTCACGCTTGAGAATAGCACGAATTCTGAGATTCAACTCACGGGGACTGAAAGGTTTGACAACATAATCATCGATGCCAAGTTCAAAACCCAGCACTTTGTCGATCTCTTCTCCTTTTGCAGTCAGCATCACAATAGGGAGATCCCTGAAAAGCTGGTGCTGGCGTATTCTCCTGCAAACTTCGAAACCATCGATACCAGGAAGCATAATGTCAAGCAAAACGAGATCGACATCTCTTTCCGCAAGCAACTGCAGAGCATCTTCCCCCGATTCAGCCAGAAAACATTTGTAACTGGCTTTTTCAAGATTGTATTTCAAAAGTTTTGCCAAGTTACGGTCATCCTCCACGACAAGAATCAATGGCTCGGGCATAGCATCATAAGTGGACGGTTTGGAAAAGCCTGATACATGCAATTCAGGGGGAAATATAGGTATTATGCTTGGCATTTCAGAAAAGCCCGCCATTTCCAGTCCGGCAACATCACCGAAGAATGTTACGAAAGTGAAAAATTCACCCTATTCAATACGATTAGGCATGAATTTTCCAGCAGGCTGCCTTATGTCCAGGGTTATATTCCTCAAGTTGAGGTTCAACTTTTCGACAAAGCTCATCTGCCAAAGGACAGCGATTGGCAAATCTGCACCCGTCGGGAAGACGCGTCGCACTGGGCACATTTCCTTCGATAACGTTAAGACGTTGTTGTTTTGAACCGATCCTCGGAATCGACTTCAGTAAACCTTTGGTATAGGGATGCAAAGGATCGGAAAAAATCTGCGAAACCCTTCCTTCTTCAACAACTTTTGAGGCATACATCACCAAGACATCTTCACACAACTCTGCTATAACTCCGAAGTCGTGCGTAATGAGAATAACGCTCATTCCGGTATCGGCCTGAAGTTTGCCGATCAGTTCAAGAATCTGGGCTTGAACGGTAACATCGAGTGCGGTTGTCGGTTCATCGGCAATAAGCAAAGCCGGATTGCATGACAACGCCATGGCAATCATAACACGCTGACGCATCCCCCCTGACAGTTCATGAGGATAGGCCTCGAAGCGCTCAGAAGGGTTTGGAATTCCTACATGACGAAGCATTTCAACCGCCAACCCTTTTGCTTCTTTTCCTGAAAGATCCTGATGGAGAAGAATTTGCTCAACAATCTGGTTGCCACAGGTATAAACCGGATTGAGTGAGCTCATGGGTTCCTGAAAGATCATGGCTATCTCATTGCCTCTGAGCTTCCTCATCTCATCTTCGGAAATTTTGAGGAGATCACTGCCTTTCCAGAAAATTTCTCCTCCGGCAAAATACCCCGGGGGCATGGGAACAAGACGCATGATGGATAGAGCTGTAACGGACTTCCCGCATCCCGACTCACCGACAATACCGAGCGTCCGGTTGCGCCCGAGCGAAAAACTCACCCCGTCAACCGCTCTGGCAGTTCCGTTATCGGTCGAATAGTACGTCTTGAGGTTTTTTACTTCCAGAATTTTTTCCATCAACGAAAGCCACTTTATACATGCTGCTTAATAAACAACAATCTGGGAACTGGAAAAGGTACAAATATTCTGTCGCAGTTTAATTCTTTGCCTGAAAATATTCAAAATAGCTTCATCAAAGGAGAACAAACGGTAAAACATCCGTGAATCGAGAATGGCAGAATCATGCTCAGCAATAGCGACAGCGTATCTATCGAGCGGAAAAGGGCCGGGGCTGTAATGCACGTCGGGTGAAGTGGGGGTAGTTAGAAAAGCGGTGTAAATGCAAAAGTCCGGATTTCAGTCGGGGTTACATATTTTACTTCAATTTTGCTAAATTCCGTTATTATTCCTGCATTTCCAGCAACAAGTCTACGATAATTCATAGGAGGTAAACGTGCAGAAGAAAATTTTTGCCACCACCAATTTAATGCTCATAACACTGATAATTTTATCGACAGGAACAAGCTATGCCTTCAAAAACGAACCGGATGGCTTTCGTGGCATCAAATGGGGTACGGCCATCAATTCATTAAGCAACATGACTGCGATAGACACAGAAGGTGATACCCATACTTACGAAAGGATCGGTGACGAAATGAAGATAGGAAATGCCGAATTAGCCGTACTCAAATATTTTTTTTGGAAAGGAAAACTCTCGGGTATTGGAATTAAAACAAAAGGATATAGTAATTGGGCTGCGCTTAAAGATGTTGTATTCGAAAAGTTTGGAAAGGGATATCAACGCAACAGATTTATAGAAGATTACCTTTGGGGGTCGTTTTCCAAGGGAAAAACTGTAATATCCCTGGAATACAACGAATTCTCAAAAGTCGGCACACTTTTCCTGTACTCGATTGAAGTAGAAAAACAGAAAGCAGAATATAAAAAGCAACAAGCAAAAGAGGGTGCGGCATCAGGATTTTAGCAAACTAAAAACCCAAGCTATCGGACAGCGCCTCATCATGGCTGCGCTGCTTGAGTTGGGACCGCGCTAAAAACCGCATTATAAAACCCCCTCATCTCCTCCAACCAGTCCTGATGAATCATAAAATGTTTATGCGGAATATTAACATACATACCGTTCCTTCCACTTACTCGCCCCCTTATCTCAGAAGCTTCAGCTATAGCTCTTAACTGATGAGGCGATAGATCAAAAATAGCATATTCTTTATATTTAGGGCCTACACTTGTCCACTCAATATCTATCTCGGAAAGGTTATTTATAGCTTGGAACTCAATCACTTCATTATTGTTCAGTTTTAGCTTCAAAGTACTACCTGAAGCCTTTGATATTCCCAGCGCAGAATCGTAATCATCTCTTTTGAAATGAAACCTCATCCAGTCTATAGAACCGTCAGGCTTCTTAGCAACTTCCGGTGTAAGCCACGCTGTTGCAACGGAAACACCCTTTGTTCGTAAAAACTTCAATGGCTTCTTGAATGTCACCATCTCAAGACCGGTAAAGTCATCGACTTTACGAGTAACTTTGTTACCTGCATACACCGGTACAGCAATGCCCAAAGCCAGGACTAAAACGAGAACCATTCTGTACATAAAGCATGTCTGTTAAGTTGAATAAAGGCATTGAATATATATACGCAAATATTCGGCAATTAAGCCAAAACCTCGAGGAGGGAGCCTGATAGTAAGTTGGAGGAAAGAAAGGGACTGATAAAAAAAGGTCGGGTACAGGTAAATACTCAATATATTTTTGCATAATTAAGCGGTCCACAGACTCAGTTTCAGTAATAAATCGCGAGTAAAGTAAAATACATTATCAGTACTTTTCCTCTTAGTTCAGGGACAAACAGGTTATGCAAGACTCTCATGAAAACCCGGCAGACCGGGACAGGCAAAAAAATGCGAACGCATCAGTCACCAGAAGAAAAACCTTTTACCTGCTGAACGCTCTCGGCATGCATCCCACCTATGCCGACATCAAACAGAAATTCAACTTTCCGGAACACACGAATACAGCCTCACCGACCCTGAACCTTTCGGGTCTTCAGGGTTCCCTCTCTTCTCTGCTTGCAGCACAGTTGTTCAATGATACCGGAGTTCCTCTTCTCATCATAGGTTCCCAGGCATCCTTCGATATCTATGATAACGACCTGCCCGGCCTTCTAGGTCCTGCAACGGTTCACACCGTCTCGGACGAACTTCCGGCAGCACTTGGCGCCCTCTCCGAAAACCGCGCAGCTGTTCTTCTTGCCGACTTTGATGATGTGGTGACTCCGCTACAAAACCCCGAAGGCTCGGAAAAGAGGCTTTTTCGTCTTGAAAAAGATCAAGAGGCCGGCTATACCACGTTGACGGATTTTCTTGCTGAAAATGGTTATAACAGAATGGAGTTCGTTGAAGAAGAAGGGCAATTCTCAACGCGCGGCTCGATCGTCGACATATTTCCTTTCGGATCGCGTGAACCAGTCAGAATGGAGTTCTTCGGAGACACCGTCACTTCGATCCGCTCGTTTGATACCAACAGTCAGCTATCGGGTGCCCAACTCGACGCCGTCGTTCTGACAGGTAATTTTTTTTCCGAAAAGCACCATGATGACGATAAAGGCCCCTCCTGGTGCCTTCTGGATTACCTGCCCCCGGAAACTGTTATCCTGATCGATGACATTGTCTCCTTCAACGCTTTCGAAAAGAAAGCCGCTGTTGAAAAAAAACTGGAAGGTTTTCCCTGTCTCTGTATAAACCGTCTTGAAAAACAAACGCTTGATTTTCATTCCGAGGCACAGACAAAGCTGAACGCAAATTTCAAACTGTTCGCGAGGGAACTCAACCGGGAAAAGCCCGACAAGCGACATACCGTCTTCGTCGGTCGTTCAAAGAAGGAAATCGAGGAACTTGTAGAATTCGTTTCCGAAGAAGCCCGGGACATCAGAAGAACAATACCGGTTGAGTTCAACTGGGTAGCCTTGAACCTGCATTCCGGCTTTGTCTTCAACGGCCTTGACGTCTATACGGAATCCGATATTTTCGGTAAACTCCATACCCATAAATCCCACAAGAAAAGAGCCTTCAAAGGGATCTCTCTCAAAGACCTGCAGACACTCAAGGTAGGAGACTACATCGTCCATGAAGATTATGGAATTGGCGTTTTCAAGGCTCTTGAGACCATTGAAGTAGGTAATTCCGAACAGGAAAGCGTTTTGATAGAATATCAGGGCGGTGACGAACTCTACGTCAACGTACAGAACATCCGCCTCATCTCGAAATACAACGCCTCCGAAGGCTCCATGCCGACGCTTTCAAAACTTGGAAGTCCAAAGTGGAAAGCCAAAAAAGAAAAGGTAAAAAAACGTCTCAAGGATATTGCCTCCAAGCTTATAAAGCTCTATGCAAAGCGAAAAATGACACCGGGTTTTGCATTTGGACAGGATTCTATATTTCAAAGAGAGTTCGAAGCATCGTTCATTTTCGACGAAACCATCGATCAGTTAAAAACAATCGAGGAAGTCAAGAACGACATGCGCTCCCAGTCACCAATGGATCGCTTGATCTGTGGCGATGCCGGTTTCGGTAAAACAGAAATAGCAATGCGAGCCGCATTCAAAGCTGTCGAATCAAAAAAGCAAGTCGCCGTTCTCACACCTACAACCATCCTTACCCACCAGCATGCCGAAACGTTCAAACGAAGATTTGAAAACTTCCCGGTCAATATAGCGGTCCTCAGCAGGTTCGTCAGCCGAAAAGAACAAAAAGAACTCGTCGAAAAAATTTCTCGAGGGCTTGTAGATATAGTTATCGGTACACATCGGCTGGTTTCAAAAGACGTTCTGTTTCAAGATCTCGGCCTTCTCATCATCGATGAAGAACAACATTTCGGAGTCGCGGTTAAAGAGAAGCTGCGCCAATCTTTTCCTGGAGTGGATACGCTCACCATGTCTGCAACGCCGATCCCGAGAACCTTGCAGTTCTCGATGCTCGGAGCAAGAGACCTTTCCATAGTATCGACACCTCCCAGAAATCGTCAACCTGTTGAAACAGTCATTACACAGTTCAATCCCGACACTATCCGAGAAGCGATACAACACGAAATCAACCGCCAGGGTCAGGTTTTTTTCCTGCATAACCGCATCTCAGGACTCGATCAGGTTCGAAATACGCTTCACGAACTCATTCCGGAAGCAAAAACCGCCATTGCACACGGTCAAATGCCAACTGCAGAACTTGAAAACGTCATGATGCGGTTTATCAACCATGAGCTTGATGTTCTCATTTCCACCTCTATCATCGGCTCGGGGCTCGATATTTCGAATGCGAACACGATTATTATCAACAGAGCGGACATGTTCGGTCTTTCCGACCTCTATCAGCTCAGAGGACGTGTAGGACGAAGCGAAAGAAAGGCTTACAGCTACCTTATCATCCCTTCTGCCGACACCCTTAAAAGAGAAGCCATGGAAAGGCTTGCCGTGATCGAAAGCTTTACCGAGCTTGGTTCAGGTTTCAATATCGCAATGAGAGACCTGGATATACGAGGCGCCGGAAACCTTCTTGGTGCAGAACAGTCGGGAGCGATTCATGAACTTGGCTTCGACCTTTACCAGAAACTGCTTGAAGAAGCCGTATCAGAACTGAAATCAGGTGAATTCAGCCAGCTTTTCACCCCGAACGAGTCACAACCGGTCCAGATGGAAGGCAACACCGACATGGGGTTTTATTTCGACGCCCTGATACCCGAATATTATATATCGGCTACACAGGAACGGTTTTCCTTTTATGAAAAAATCTCCAAAAGCCAGACAGATAACGCTATCGACTCGATCAGGGATGAACTGCGTGACCGGTTCGGACCTCTTCCGGAAGATGTTGAAAACCTGATAGGCGTTGCGAAACTTAAAAACCTTTGTTCAGCTATCGGTCTGTCAAAAGTCGATATCCAGCCACAAACACTTTCAATCATCCTTCCTGGGGAAAACAACGCGGAATTTTACAATCGTCATTTTTTTCAGGAACTCATCGCTTCCCTGCAGTCCGAATGGATGCAGAAATACACACCCCGTTTTCAACAGGGTAAAAAAATGAAACTTCTCCTCCATAATCCACCTGATTACCCTGCTGAGCCTGCCGTACTGATGGAACAGTATCGTTCTCTTCTTAAAAAGCTCAATCATGCCTGAAGCCACCATTGCAGGTCAGCACCTTTGCACAGCCAAACAAGACAAAAAAAGTCTTATTTAAGCAACTTTTAAAGAAGCAATAAAGGTTAGCATTGAAAAGACTTTTCGTACATAAACAATAAATCATATAACCATGTTTGTATATATAAATGACAAAAAATTTGAAGCGAAAACAGGCGAACGCCTTATAGACATTGCCCGTAATAATCACACGCATATAGGCTACTTCTGTGGCGGTAATGGAATATGCCAGACCTGTTATGTGAAGGTGACCGAAGGAATGCACCTGCTTTCTCCTTTGAACGACAGAGAAAAAGCGATGCTTTCTGATAGCCTGATCAAAGAAGGAATAAGGGTGGCATGTTTGACAACTCTCGACAAACTGGGAACCGTAAAGCTTTTGACGACAGTCGAAGAGGTTAAGAAAACATTTGAGGAAAAACCGCTTGAGCTTGTTCCTTATCAAGCAAAAATGGGATGGGAATCCCTGATCAAGTTCCCCGAAACCATAGTGATGCAGGCCCGCAGGTTTTCCGAAGGCAAGCTGGATGCGTGGCAGCTTGTCACCGATATTGCCGGAGCAATAGCCGGTGCCTTCGAGCTGGTTGGCATGGCGATTCAAGGCACTCTGGACTGGAAGGTAAAACCGAAAACATTTACAAGGGAGTATGCTGATACCTCTGAACATAGAAGTAATGGAAAAAAGGGCCAGACTGCTGAGGGTGCGCATAAAACTTCTCCCGAAATTCATGAATCCTTGAAACTCCAGAAACATGCTCCGGTTAACTGATACCGGAGCATCGCCCGGCATGGCAACATCTTGGGCCGATAAACCGCCCCCCCTACCGTTGCATAAAAAATACTTATATTTGTAAAGGATGATGTTTAACCTGAAGCAAGGAAAAAAAACAACAAATATCCAGAACCATGCGTATCCACATCAATGACATGCCATGTGAAGCACAACCGGGAGACATACTCCTTGACGTAGCCAAGCAAAACAAATGCCATATCGGTTACATATGTGGCGGAAGTGGTGTTTGCCAAAGTTGTTTTGTTTATGTGCAGGAAGGGATGGACCACCTGTCGGAACGAAGTGATGTTGAAAAAGCCTTCATATCCGATAAACTCACTGACGCGGGAGGAAGGCTGGCCTGCCAGACAAGAATAATAAAGGACGGTCCTGTACGAATACTGTCCAGAGCGGAAATGTTTCGCAGGATAGTTCTCGGTCTGAAGGTTACCGATTTTGTCACCTACGCTCAGACCATCGGTTACAATGTCGTCAATCAGCTTCCTTCCGGAATCGGCAATATTTTCAGTCGTGTCAGGGAAGGGAAACTCAATCCCGTAACCTCTATCCAGAATATCGGCAAGGGTCTGGGCCCGGCGGCACAACTGATCGGCAAAAATGTTTTCGACACCTTTCCGTTTCTCCAGGCCCCTGTAAATATGGCAGGTGCCGGCGCAACAGGGTTGCTTGAGGGTGCATCGAGCACGCTCTGCAATGTATCAGGAGGCAAACTGCATCTTCCAGGCACGACATGTAAATCCTGCGAAGACGATACTCCCGTTGAAAGGGTTCATATTAAAGCAAGTTCTTCTAAAAAATAGTCTTGTGACTCAACACACAATGGAGTATTCAGTAGTAATTTCGCGTTTTGATCCTGAAAAAGACCGTTCACCCTACTATCAAGAGTTTCTCGTAGATGCTGCTCCACATGAAAGGGTGCTGGATGTATTGTTGCAAATCAAGTCTGAACAGGACAGTACGCTTGCCCTGAGAAAATCCTGTGGCCATGGTGTCTGCGGAAGTGATGCCATGCTGATCAACGGAGAAAACAGACTTGCATGTTCAACATTGGTTAAAGACCTGGAAAGTAACAGAATCAAAGTTGAACCCCTCCCTGGAGCAGTTGTTGAAAAAGATCTCATTGTCAACACGGACCCTTTCTGGAAAAAATATCAGGCTATCATGCCTTACCTGATTAATGATGAACCACCACCTGACAGAGAACGCCTGCAAAGCCCGAAAGAACATGAAATAATTGAAGAATCGACCCGGTGTATTCTTTGCGGAGCCTGTACACAAGCCTGTCCGACCTCCTGGGCAAATGAAGATTATCTTGGGCCAGCCGCACTTCTGAAAGCCTACAGGTTTATTTTTGACTCCCGGGATCAGGCAAAACAGGAAAGGCTCAGAAAAGTCGCATCGGATCATGGCATTTGGCAATGTTATACAGCATACAACTGTGTCGAAGCCTGTCCGAAGGAAATAGATATAACCTGGCATATTACCCGGCTGAAAAAAGCCTCTCTCGGGCTCTAAAAAAACAGCTCACCGGCAGGGAGCCCGGCGCAACCTAATTACAAAACACTAACTCTATCTCTTATAAATAATGGGGTACAGCGGAGAATTTGAAGGCATCGACTTCGATCTGGGAATAAAAACTCTGGAACGATGGCTCATCAAGCCCGACAAAAAAATGAACATCGCTCTGGGAATTCCCAAAGAAAGGGCCAATGATGAACGCAGGGTTTCGCTTTCTCCGGCAGGTGTCAAGATCCTCAATGAAAACGGTGTACGAGTACTAATTGAAAAAAATGCCGGCTTGGCAAGTAATTTCACTGATGAAGAATACGCTGAAGCAGGTGGGTACATAACAGATTCACAAGAAACTCTTTATGAAAATGCAAACGTTATCGTGAAGGTTTCGCCTCCCCAACCCCAAGAAGCCGCTCTCTTCAAGCCCAACCAAATGCTCATTTCTGCGCTTCATCTAGGAACTGTCAATAAATCACTCATCAACTCATTTCTTGAAAAAAACATTACCGCCCTCGGGTTCGAGTTTATTGAAACAAGGGATGGTGAACTGCCTATCGTGAGAACGCTGAGCGAAATAGCAGGCTCTCTGGCAATACAGACAGCAGCGAAATATCTTGAAACAGGCTATGGTGGAAGAGGTATTCTGCTTGGTGGCATAGCAGGCGTTCCTCCAGCGCATATTACTATTATCGGCGCAGGAACAGTAGGCCTCTTCGCTGCCCAGGATGCACTCGGGCTTGGTGCTCAAGTTACAGTCATTGACAAGGAGATCAACCGGCTCAGACGTTTCGAAGCATTCTTCAACCGCCACATCGTTACAGCCATATCCAATGAGCACTATATCTCGGAACTTGCCAGAATATCCGATGTCATGATTGGAGCGCTCAGTCCAAAGCAAAAAGTCATCAAACACGTTGTCAATGAAAACATCATAAAAACAATGCGGCCAGGCTCTGTTATCATCGATGTTTCAATTGACCAGGGAGCCTGTTTTGCAACCAGCAGGCATACAACCCATACGAACCCGATATTTGTCAAGCACGGAGTCACCCACTACTGTGTACCGAACATACCTTCAGCTGTCGCAAGAACAGCATCTTTCGCCCTTACCAATACCTTGTTACCTTTCCTGATGAAACTCACCGCTCATGAAACCATCACGGAAATCCTCTGGAACAGCCACAGCCTCCGTAAAGGAACCTATACCTTCAAAGGGTATGTAACACAGAAATCCCTCGCTCAAATCACCGACCTTCCCTGTCGTGAAATCGACATGCTGCTTGCCACCGGATAATACCTGCTCTGTTTATAGATATGAAAGAGGGTTCCCCAGTTTTCTGGCAATATAAGATGCACAGGAAACGCCTGAATAGGTAACCGCGATAACCCCTTGTCCTGGAAACGTACTGTCACCGACCGCATAAAGATCCTTTACTACTGTTCGATTCTGCGGTTTCAGCAAAACATTTTGACCGGGATATAACAGAGGGCCATATGACCCTTTGTAACGATTCAGGTATCGCTCATGAGTGAATGGTGTGGCAAATATTTTCACCTCTACAGCATCGGATAAGCCCGGAAGAATTTTTTCCGTTCTTCTGATCACCGATGCACCATACCGCTCTTTAGCCTGCTTATACTTTTCTTCACCCCGCTGATAGGTTTTCCAGTGATCAACTTCATCCGTGACAAAAGCATGTACAACATGCTTTCCCTCGGGAGCCACTGTCGGGTCGAGAACCGATGGCGCAGAAAAATAGATGGTACCGCCCGGCTCGTTGTAACGAGCCCAGTCATCAACAAGAATGTGATGCATATGAAACCCTTCAGGTATAACGCCGGCATCAACGCCGAGATACAGCTGAAACCAGCTTGGAGCACGAAGAAACTTGGTTTCAGAAACATTGTAGCGAGCATCTTTTACAAGACGGTTGAACGTATCCCATACAGTAGCGTTAGATATAACCGCTTTAGCAGTATGTACGTCTCCGTTACTCAACCTTACCCCTATCGCCCTGCCATTTCGCAGTAAAATTTCTTCAACATCACAACCGAATTCAACAGCACCCCCGAATTTTTTTATACCGTCACATAACGCTGCAGGAATAACACCAGCGCCTCCCACAGGATAGTTGATGCCACCGTGATGCCTGTCTGCGAGGCAAATCCCTGCATTGACAAGAGGCGTCGAAACCGCATCCTGTACAGCCCAGGAATATGCCTCCATATCAATAAATTTGAGCAACTCCTCGTCTTTGATATACTTTCTTGCACTCTTTCCCATCGACTGAAAAGTCTTCAATGCGAGCGACAATATTTTTCCCAGATGTCGGCTTCCCACATTGAGAATATGAATAGGATCTTCAAGCGAACCGGGAGGAAGAGAACTGAGGATATCATGTACCGATCCAAGCTCTTTGTAAAACGCCACAATCCCCTCTTTCTCATTGGGAAAACGTTCCATGAGCGTCCCAAGAAACTTCTCCTTCTCATAATAAGCCGGTATGTCAAATCCATCAGGCATATGGAAATGAATCTGGACAGGGTCGGAAATAACAGGTACATCAATCCCCAGTTTTCTGAAAATCCGAGTGTGCATGTTCAACGTACCGCTGCTTTTATCTTCTCCAAAACCATAAAAGACCGAAGCACCAGCATCGAATGTGTACCCCTTGTGCTTGAAGGCTGCGCAGCTGCCACCGGGATAACTGTTTTTTTCAAAAGTAAGCGTAGAAAAACCTCTTTCCTGGAGAAGAGCAGCGGCTGTAAGCCCTCCAATACCTGAACCGATGACAATTATATCTGAAGAATAAGCCATTACGAGATAACCCTGTTGTTTTATACCTTAAGCTTCATTAAAATAGATTCTTATAATACTATATTACTAGCGCTTCACTTTTTACGTAACAGTATATAATGATAACGAGCTGATCAAAGAACTTTTACCGAATTCAGAATATGACGAGTTCCCCGCATAAAAAAAACGTTCCTGAATCCAAAAACACGCTTTCTGCAAAAGAAAAAATTAAACAGCAGGAGTTTCAGGAAGAAGCCGTTGAGCACATTAACGCATTATACAACTATGCGTTGCATCTTACGATGAATCCGGATGATGCAAATGACTTGGTACAGGAAACCTATCTCAAAGCATATAAATTTTTTGATTCGTTTGAGAAGGGAACAAACTGCAAAGCGTGGCTGTTTAAAATCCTTAAAAACAATTATATCAACAAATTTAGAAAAAATGCTCGTGAGCCAGGCAAAGTTGACTATGACCTCATAAAAGATTTTTATCATTCGATAAAAGACACGCAAAACGACAATGAAGACCTGAACACAGGCTATTTCAGGTCACTGATGCACGATGAAGTATACCAAGCATTAAATTCATTACCGGAAGAGTTTAAGGAAGTCATACAATTATGTGATATTGAAGGTTTCACGTACGAAGAAATTGCAAATATGGTTGAAAGCCCGATCGGAACAGTAAGATCAAGACTCTACAGAGGCAGAAAGCTTTTGCGCACGAAGCTCAATGATTTTGCAAAAAAACACGGGTATAACACCGACAACAGGGAAACTCCGTAATACTCACATAACACATGAATTAATCAGTACAATGAATTGCACACAAGCCCAGAATCTTATGAGCGCAGCTGTCGATGGAGAGCTGACGCTTGAAGAACAGGAGGGTTTTGAAAAACACATTCAGACGTGTCCCACCTGCTTTCGTGAATTCAAAGAAGCTCAAAAAACAAAAAGCATTATCAGGGAAAAAATCATCAGATTCAAGGCACCTCAATCCCTGGTTAATTCCATTCTGAAGCTTAGCGACACACCACTCTGATTAACCGGGAAAAACTCAAGCTCTTCGCAAAAGTGAGGGCAATAATTTCTTTCCGGAAAAAAAAATTTTTTGTGTTTGATTTGTATGAATAAATAACTATATAACCACCACAAGAATGAATTCCCCCTTTAAATGCAGTGCTTTTAAGCACTGAATTAACTCTTAAGCGATGGGCCAAAATATTATTATTGACGAAGAAGAGGTAAAAAAGTGGAACCTCAAAATGCCTGAAGAGATGCTGACAGCAGTTGCCAATCGTTTTAAACTGCTCTCTGAACCAATGCGCCTTAGGATACTCCGGACGCTTTGCGAAAGAGAAAGAACTGTTCAGGAAATTGTCAACCAGATCAATGCAAGCCAGGCCAATGTTTCAAAACATCTGGCCCTCATGCACGACAATGGAATTGTCAACCGAAGGAAAGAAGGACTGAAATGCTATTATAGTATTGCAGATGACAGCATTATCTTTGCCTGTTATCTTATATCCAAAAGCGTTGTCGAAAATCTGCAGGACAGACTGAGCTGGCTTCAGAAAGTCGAAAGCTGATTTCCTGTCTGTAGCTTCATAACCGCTCATATCTCTCTTCATGCACAGTGAAGGAGCGAG harbors:
- a CDS encoding anti-sigma factor family protein, giving the protein MNCTQAQNLMSAAVDGELTLEEQEGFEKHIQTCPTCFREFKEAQKTKSIIREKIIRFKAPQSLVNSILKLSDTPL
- a CDS encoding succinate dehydrogenase iron-sulfur subunit, producing the protein MEYSVVISRFDPEKDRSPYYQEFLVDAAPHERVLDVLLQIKSEQDSTLALRKSCGHGVCGSDAMLINGENRLACSTLVKDLESNRIKVEPLPGAVVEKDLIVNTDPFWKKYQAIMPYLINDEPPPDRERLQSPKEHEIIEESTRCILCGACTQACPTSWANEDYLGPAALLKAYRFIFDSRDQAKQERLRKVASDHGIWQCYTAYNCVEACPKEIDITWHITRLKKASLGL
- a CDS encoding ArsR/SmtB family transcription factor — its product is MGQNIIIDEEEVKKWNLKMPEEMLTAVANRFKLLSEPMRLRILRTLCERERTVQEIVNQINASQANVSKHLALMHDNGIVNRRKEGLKCYYSIADDSIIFACYLISKSVVENLQDRLSWLQKVES
- a CDS encoding phytoene desaturase family protein, which codes for MAYSSDIIVIGSGIGGLTAAALLQERGFSTLTFEKNSYPGGSCAAFKHKGYTFDAGASVFYGFGEDKSSGTLNMHTRIFRKLGIDVPVISDPVQIHFHMPDGFDIPAYYEKEKFLGTLMERFPNEKEGIVAFYKELGSVHDILSSLPPGSLEDPIHILNVGSRHLGKILSLALKTFQSMGKSARKYIKDEELLKFIDMEAYSWAVQDAVSTPLVNAGICLADRHHGGINYPVGGAGVIPAALCDGIKKFGGAVEFGCDVEEILLRNGRAIGVRLSNGDVHTAKAVISNATVWDTFNRLVKDARYNVSETKFLRAPSWFQLYLGVDAGVIPEGFHMHHILVDDWARYNEPGGTIYFSAPSVLDPTVAPEGKHVVHAFVTDEVDHWKTYQRGEEKYKQAKERYGASVIRRTEKILPGLSDAVEVKIFATPFTHERYLNRYKGSYGPLLYPGQNVLLKPQNRTVVKDLYAVGDSTFPGQGVIAVTYSGVSCASYIARKLGNPLSYL
- a CDS encoding sigma-70 family RNA polymerase sigma factor, translating into MTSSPHKKNVPESKNTLSAKEKIKQQEFQEEAVEHINALYNYALHLTMNPDDANDLVQETYLKAYKFFDSFEKGTNCKAWLFKILKNNYINKFRKNAREPGKVDYDLIKDFYHSIKDTQNDNEDLNTGYFRSLMHDEVYQALNSLPEEFKEVIQLCDIEGFTYEEIANMVESPIGTVRSRLYRGRKLLRTKLNDFAKKHGYNTDNRETP
- a CDS encoding alanine dehydrogenase — protein: MGYSGEFEGIDFDLGIKTLERWLIKPDKKMNIALGIPKERANDERRVSLSPAGVKILNENGVRVLIEKNAGLASNFTDEEYAEAGGYITDSQETLYENANVIVKVSPPQPQEAALFKPNQMLISALHLGTVNKSLINSFLEKNITALGFEFIETRDGELPIVRTLSEIAGSLAIQTAAKYLETGYGGRGILLGGIAGVPPAHITIIGAGTVGLFAAQDALGLGAQVTVIDKEINRLRRFEAFFNRHIVTAISNEHYISELARISDVMIGALSPKQKVIKHVVNENIIKTMRPGSVIIDVSIDQGACFATSRHTTHTNPIFVKHGVTHYCVPNIPSAVARTASFALTNTLLPFLMKLTAHETITEILWNSHSLRKGTYTFKGYVTQKSLAQITDLPCREIDMLLATG